From Aerosticca soli, a single genomic window includes:
- a CDS encoding AAA family ATPase: protein MHDDVRRLAHLVLDHLQPLAEVGAARRGRSTRLAPLAIAHLAQMPVAYDGDARGPENGPALGRLHQLEVGPFRGFMRQETFDLSHDITLVYGANGTGKSSFCEALEVAMLGSISEAQAKRVDQRTYCNNARLRRHIAPVLSSTAAGEAQAVQPDEAEYRFCFIEKNRLDDFARIAARTPSDQRQLIATLFGVDQFSEFVRGFNPSLDQDLMLAGVQAAQLAQRRLQLANSEQTIAAYPQKIAAVEGLEQALAQRMSPGATYQTCVDWLLGTPQQQGRLPYVQAQLDANPPAIHEVTQARLQALLAEAYRVQGLWQASSAQLAARAGEVSYAKLYEAVQALADGATACPACGTELAAVAQDPFARARMGLEQLAQLAVLQQQEAGHRTQLSEAVRALCDEMRRVVAAAGVACPAESQAAGLPLLPPTSAGNWLGGGVNGDQRAWQALLRIAQIIEGFDAQARDVNAQRGAMAQERDRLQQHQLEIERLRTMRTTADQELAAARQTVAQFDDANRGLIQAATDEMPVVVHHQRVKAAYDGFLPEIQAYLTALPGVLLQGLGDQARHLYNAFNRADPPGDLLHALWLPVAENGKIEVEFAGEPGARYDALIVFSEGHIKCLGLAILLAKNLAQGCPVVIFDDVVNAIDDDHRDGIWRTFFEDGLLHGKQVILTSHAEEFLHRIQQELGVRRAAAIKRYKFLPHQGEHELRVDSDPPAKNYVLLAQQALAADEKREALRQARPALESLTDRLWTWLGRRADGRIDIKLSGPRAPWELNNKCTKLRSAVERIAAQHAGAPDAVGALVRLLNVSGTSIEWGYLNSGVHDAQRDHEFDRATVRTVVEAVTALDAALDTLQNR, encoded by the coding sequence GTGCACGACGACGTGCGCCGGCTGGCGCACCTGGTGCTCGATCACCTGCAGCCACTGGCCGAGGTCGGTGCTGCACGCCGGGGGCGCTCCACGCGCTTGGCGCCGCTGGCCATCGCGCATCTGGCGCAGATGCCTGTCGCCTACGACGGGGACGCGCGCGGCCCCGAAAACGGGCCGGCGCTCGGGCGACTGCACCAGCTCGAAGTCGGGCCGTTTCGAGGATTCATGCGGCAGGAGACGTTCGACCTCAGCCATGACATCACCTTGGTCTACGGTGCCAACGGCACCGGCAAGAGCAGCTTCTGCGAAGCCTTGGAAGTGGCGATGCTCGGTTCGATCAGCGAAGCGCAGGCCAAGCGGGTCGACCAGCGGACGTACTGCAACAACGCTCGCCTGCGCCGCCACATCGCGCCAGTCCTGTCGTCTACGGCGGCGGGCGAGGCGCAGGCCGTCCAGCCCGACGAAGCTGAGTATCGCTTCTGCTTCATCGAGAAGAACCGCCTCGACGATTTCGCCCGAATCGCCGCGCGGACCCCGAGCGATCAGCGCCAGCTCATCGCCACCCTGTTCGGCGTGGACCAGTTCAGCGAGTTCGTGCGCGGCTTCAACCCCTCGCTCGATCAGGACCTGATGCTTGCCGGCGTGCAGGCGGCGCAGCTGGCGCAGCGTCGCCTGCAGTTGGCGAACTCCGAACAGACCATCGCCGCCTACCCGCAGAAGATCGCAGCGGTCGAGGGCCTGGAACAAGCTTTGGCGCAGCGCATGTCACCTGGCGCGACCTATCAAACCTGCGTGGACTGGCTGCTGGGTACGCCGCAGCAGCAAGGACGGCTACCGTATGTCCAGGCTCAGCTGGACGCCAACCCGCCTGCCATTCACGAGGTGACCCAGGCCCGCCTGCAAGCGTTGCTGGCAGAGGCCTACCGCGTCCAGGGACTGTGGCAAGCGTCTTCCGCGCAACTCGCGGCCCGCGCCGGCGAGGTGTCGTACGCGAAGCTCTACGAGGCCGTGCAAGCGTTGGCGGACGGGGCGACCGCGTGTCCGGCATGTGGAACCGAACTGGCCGCCGTGGCGCAGGACCCGTTCGCCAGGGCGCGAATGGGCCTGGAGCAGCTCGCGCAACTGGCCGTCCTGCAGCAGCAGGAGGCCGGGCATCGGACGCAGTTGAGCGAGGCGGTCCGAGCGCTGTGTGACGAAATGCGCCGCGTGGTGGCGGCGGCTGGGGTCGCTTGTCCTGCCGAATCGCAGGCCGCGGGCCTGCCACTGCTGCCTCCCACGTCGGCGGGCAATTGGCTCGGCGGCGGGGTGAATGGGGACCAGCGCGCCTGGCAAGCCCTCTTACGGATCGCACAGATCATCGAAGGCTTCGACGCGCAGGCGCGCGACGTGAATGCCCAGCGCGGCGCGATGGCCCAGGAGCGGGACCGCCTGCAACAGCATCAGCTGGAGATCGAACGGCTGCGGACCATGCGCACGACTGCGGATCAGGAGCTGGCGGCCGCCCGCCAAACCGTGGCCCAATTCGACGACGCGAACCGCGGCCTGATCCAGGCGGCCACGGACGAAATGCCGGTGGTGGTGCACCATCAGCGGGTCAAGGCCGCCTACGACGGCTTCCTGCCCGAGATTCAGGCATACCTGACCGCTCTGCCGGGGGTTCTGCTACAGGGGCTGGGAGACCAAGCCCGCCATCTCTACAACGCATTCAACCGGGCCGATCCGCCCGGCGATCTGCTGCACGCGCTGTGGTTGCCCGTGGCCGAGAACGGCAAGATCGAGGTGGAGTTCGCCGGCGAGCCGGGCGCGCGCTACGACGCGTTGATCGTCTTCAGCGAAGGGCACATCAAATGCCTGGGCCTGGCGATTCTGCTTGCCAAGAACCTCGCGCAGGGCTGCCCCGTGGTCATATTCGATGACGTCGTCAACGCGATCGACGACGACCATCGCGATGGCATCTGGCGTACCTTCTTCGAGGACGGTTTGCTCCACGGCAAGCAGGTTATCCTCACCTCGCACGCAGAGGAGTTCCTGCACCGCATCCAGCAGGAGTTGGGCGTGCGCCGCGCCGCGGCCATTAAGCGCTACAAGTTTCTCCCGCATCAGGGAGAGCACGAACTGCGGGTCGACAGCGACCCGCCAGCGAAGAACTATGTTCTTCTGGCCCAGCAGGCGTTGGCGGCTGACGAGAAACGCGAGGCACTGCGTCAGGCCCGGCCGGCGCTGGAGAGTCTGACGGACCGCCTGTGGACGTGGCTGGGTCGGCGGGCGGACGGCCGGATCGACATCAAGCTGAGCGGGCCCCGCGCGCCTTGGGAGCTGAACAATAAATGCACCAAGTTGCGGTCGGCCGTCGAGCGTATCGCGGCGCAACATGCGGGTGCGCCGGATGCCGTAGGGGCGTTGGTCCGGCTGCTCAATGTCAGCGGTACGAGTATTGAATGGGGTTACCTCAATAGCGGTGTGCACGACGCTCAGCGCGATCATGAGTTTGATCGGGCGACGGTAAGAACGGTCGTCGAGGCGGTTACGGCGTTGGATGCTGCTCTTGATACCCTGCAGAACCGATGA
- a CDS encoding PilL N-terminal domain-containing protein, which produces MCPSPPWFHYPERRLLAGFLGLLWSVLAGGCATTTAPVAPDTIAEVLAAPEPEASEYIPVVRYARYTLVELAPMAAQRDLLLQTIDVSMPEDARATVGDGLRHVLKRSGYGLCQTAHAVIELYALPLPAVHLHLGPMTLRDALLTLAGPAWELHADDRARQICFERPGDRAVAESPSEPPATEAVQTFPLAPMVSGGQP; this is translated from the coding sequence ATGTGCCCCTCTCCACCGTGGTTTCACTATCCCGAACGCCGCCTTCTGGCGGGATTTCTCGGCCTGCTGTGGTCGGTGCTGGCCGGTGGCTGCGCGACGACGACTGCGCCGGTCGCGCCCGACACCATCGCGGAAGTCTTGGCCGCGCCTGAACCCGAGGCTTCCGAGTACATCCCGGTCGTGCGCTACGCCCGCTACACACTGGTCGAACTGGCACCCATGGCGGCGCAGCGCGACCTGTTGTTGCAGACCATCGACGTGTCCATGCCCGAGGATGCCCGCGCCACGGTCGGGGATGGGCTTCGGCACGTGCTCAAACGCAGCGGCTATGGCCTGTGCCAGACCGCGCATGCCGTGATCGAGCTGTACGCGCTGCCGTTGCCGGCGGTACACCTGCACCTCGGCCCCATGACCTTGCGCGATGCGCTGCTCACGCTGGCTGGCCCGGCCTGGGAACTGCACGCGGATGACCGCGCACGGCAAATCTGCTTCGAGCGGCCCGGCGATCGCGCGGTCGCCGAGTCCCCATCCGAGCCACCCGCCACCGAGGCGGTGCAGACGTTCCCGCTGGCACCCATGGTTTCGGGAGGCCAGCCATGA
- the traD gene encoding type IV conjugative transfer system coupling protein TraD gives MSGKQPVEVLLRPAVELYTVAACAGAAFLCLVAPWSLALSPAMGIGSALAFGAYGAIRYRDARIILRYRRNIRRLPRYVMTSKDVPVSQQRLFVGRGFLWEQKHTHRLMQTYRPEFRRYVEPTPAYRLTRRLEERLEFAPLPLSRLPKLTGWDAPFNPVRPLPPVGGLPRLHGIEPDEVDVSLPLGERVGHSLVLGTTRVGKTRLAELFVTQDIRRRNAAGEHEVVIVIDPKGDADLLKRMYVEAQRAGREGEFYIFHLGWPEISARYNAVGRFGRISEVATRIAGQLSGEGNSAAFREFAWRFVNIIARALVELGQRPDYMLIQRHVINIDALFIEYAQHYFAKTEPKAWEVIVQIEAKLNEKNIPRNMIGREKRVVALEQYLSQARNYDPVLDGLRSAVRYDKTYFDKIVASLLPLLEKLTSGKIAQLLAPNYSDLADPRPIFDWMQVIRKRAIVYVGLDALSDAEVAAAVGNSMFSDLVSVAGHIYKHGIDDGLPGAVAGARVPINVHADEFNELMGDEFIPLINKGGGAGLQVTAYTQTLSDIEARIGNRAKAGQVIGNFNNLFMLRVRETATAELLTRQLPKVEVYTTTIVSGATDSSDIRGATDFTSNTQDRISMASVPMIEPSHVVGLPKGQCFALLQGGQLWKVRMPLPAPDPDEVMPADLQQLAGYMRQSYSEATQWWEFTSSSALQDAALPDDLLDDAAAAEPGAVATGADDGAGNEAVP, from the coding sequence ATGTCGGGCAAACAGCCGGTCGAGGTTCTGCTACGCCCAGCGGTGGAGCTATACACCGTCGCGGCGTGTGCAGGCGCCGCGTTTCTGTGCCTGGTGGCCCCATGGTCGCTCGCGCTGAGCCCGGCCATGGGCATCGGCAGCGCCTTGGCGTTCGGCGCCTACGGCGCGATCCGCTACCGCGATGCCCGCATCATCCTGCGCTACCGGCGCAACATCCGCCGTCTGCCGCGTTACGTGATGACCAGCAAGGACGTGCCGGTCAGCCAGCAGCGCCTATTCGTGGGGCGCGGCTTTCTCTGGGAGCAGAAGCACACGCATCGGCTGATGCAGACGTACCGGCCCGAGTTCCGCCGCTACGTCGAGCCGACGCCGGCCTACCGGCTGACCAGGCGCCTGGAGGAACGGCTGGAGTTCGCGCCATTGCCGCTCTCGCGCCTGCCGAAGCTCACCGGCTGGGACGCGCCTTTCAACCCCGTGCGCCCGTTGCCGCCTGTCGGCGGCCTGCCAAGGCTGCACGGCATCGAGCCCGACGAAGTGGACGTCAGCCTGCCGCTGGGCGAGCGCGTCGGGCACTCGCTGGTGCTGGGCACCACGCGGGTGGGCAAGACGCGCCTGGCCGAGTTGTTCGTCACGCAGGACATCCGTCGCAGGAATGCTGCCGGCGAGCATGAGGTCGTCATCGTCATCGACCCCAAGGGGGATGCCGATCTCTTGAAACGGATGTACGTCGAAGCCCAGCGCGCTGGCCGCGAAGGCGAGTTCTACATCTTCCACTTGGGCTGGCCGGAAATCAGCGCCCGCTACAACGCCGTGGGCCGCTTCGGTCGGATCTCGGAAGTGGCGACACGCATCGCGGGGCAGCTCTCCGGCGAAGGCAACAGCGCGGCGTTCCGCGAGTTCGCATGGCGCTTCGTGAACATCATCGCCCGCGCCCTGGTGGAACTGGGGCAGCGCCCGGACTACATGCTGATCCAGCGCCACGTCATCAACATCGACGCGCTGTTCATTGAGTACGCCCAGCACTACTTTGCCAAGACGGAGCCCAAGGCCTGGGAGGTGATCGTCCAGATCGAGGCCAAGCTCAACGAGAAGAACATCCCAAGGAACATGATCGGGCGCGAGAAGCGTGTGGTGGCGCTGGAGCAATACCTCTCCCAGGCGCGCAACTACGACCCTGTGCTCGATGGCCTGCGCTCGGCGGTGCGCTACGACAAGACCTACTTCGACAAGATCGTTGCATCGCTGCTGCCGCTGCTGGAAAAGCTCACGAGCGGCAAGATCGCCCAGCTCCTGGCGCCGAACTACTCCGACCTGGCCGACCCGCGCCCGATCTTCGACTGGATGCAGGTCATCCGAAAGCGGGCCATCGTCTATGTGGGTCTGGATGCGTTGTCTGACGCCGAGGTCGCCGCAGCGGTCGGCAATTCGATGTTCTCTGACCTGGTTTCGGTGGCCGGACACATCTACAAGCACGGAATCGACGATGGCCTGCCCGGCGCAGTGGCTGGCGCTCGCGTGCCGATCAACGTGCACGCGGACGAATTCAATGAACTGATGGGCGATGAATTCATCCCGCTCATCAACAAGGGCGGCGGTGCCGGCCTGCAAGTCACGGCGTACACGCAGACGCTCTCGGACATCGAGGCCCGCATCGGAAATCGCGCGAAGGCCGGCCAAGTGATCGGGAATTTCAACAATTTATTCATGTTGCGCGTGCGCGAGACGGCCACCGCGGAACTGCTGACGAGGCAGTTGCCGAAGGTCGAGGTCTATACAACCACCATCGTCTCGGGCGCGACGGACAGCTCAGACATCCGCGGCGCGACGGATTTCACGTCGAACACCCAGGACCGCATCAGCATGGCCAGCGTGCCGATGATCGAGCCGTCACACGTCGTCGGCCTGCCCAAGGGCCAGTGCTTCGCGCTGCTGCAGGGCGGCCAGCTCTGGAAGGTGCGTATGCCGCTGCCGGCGCCGGACCCGGATGAAGTGATGCCGGCGGACCTGCAGCAACTGGCCGGGTACATGCGCCAGAGCTACAGCGAGGCCACGCAGTGGTGGGAGTTCACCAGCTCGTCGGCCTTGCAGGATGCGGCCTTGCCCGACGACCTGCTGGACGATGCCGCTGCGGCCGAGCCCGGCGCGGTGGCCACCGGCGCCGACGATGGCGCGGGCAACGAGGCCGTGCCATGA
- a CDS encoding CBASS oligonucleotide cyclase, which produces MLSIDEAFRKFKSRLELNEREQKNASQRQNEVRDYLQTKFGIARSFLTGSYARYTKTKPLKDIDIFFVLKDSEKHYHGKAASVVLDDFHSALVEKYGSAAVRKQARSINVDFGVHIDAEDNTDYRVVSVDAVPAFDTGDQYEIPDTASGKWIKTDPEIHKDKATAAHQAYGNEWKGLVRMVKYWNNNPKHGDQKPVKPSFLIEVMALECLYGGWGGSFDREIQSFFATLADRVHDEWPDPAGLGPAISNDMDAARKQRAQQLLFQASQDASIAIDHARRGRNIEALRAWRALFGPKFPLS; this is translated from the coding sequence ATGCTGTCGATCGATGAAGCTTTTCGCAAGTTCAAGTCGCGTCTGGAACTCAACGAACGCGAACAGAAGAATGCCTCGCAACGCCAGAACGAAGTGCGGGACTACCTGCAGACCAAGTTCGGCATTGCGCGCAGCTTCCTGACCGGGTCCTATGCTCGATACACGAAGACGAAGCCGCTCAAGGATATCGACATCTTCTTCGTGCTGAAGGACTCGGAGAAGCATTACCACGGCAAGGCCGCATCGGTAGTGCTGGATGATTTCCACTCTGCATTGGTGGAGAAATACGGTTCGGCGGCCGTGCGCAAACAGGCGCGCTCGATCAACGTGGATTTCGGTGTTCACATCGACGCGGAGGACAACACGGACTACCGGGTGGTCAGCGTGGATGCGGTGCCCGCATTCGACACCGGCGACCAGTATGAGATCCCCGATACGGCGTCCGGAAAGTGGATCAAGACGGACCCGGAGATCCATAAGGACAAGGCGACCGCAGCGCACCAAGCCTATGGCAATGAGTGGAAAGGTCTCGTGCGCATGGTGAAGTACTGGAACAACAATCCCAAGCACGGCGATCAGAAGCCGGTGAAGCCCTCGTTCCTGATCGAGGTAATGGCCCTTGAGTGTCTTTACGGCGGCTGGGGAGGATCGTTCGATCGCGAGATCCAGTCGTTCTTTGCCACGCTTGCCGATCGTGTTCATGACGAGTGGCCGGATCCCGCCGGACTTGGCCCGGCGATCAGCAACGATATGGATGCCGCGCGCAAGCAGCGCGCGCAGCAGCTGCTGTTCCAGGCGAGCCAGGACGCAAGCATCGCCATCGACCACGCGCGTCGTGGTCGCAATATCGAAGCGCTTCGCGCCTGGCGCGCACTGTTTGGCCCCAAGTTCCCACTGTCCTGA
- a CDS encoding TIGR03759 family integrating conjugative element protein, which produces MKPSILLFAVLVASSQWPAWAQQPATTSARNAQSQERPLAARVLDDRVATEWGLQPQEWARYRELMDGPLGIYSPNLDPLSALGIEARTDEERRRYAELQVQVEARRVEKLLAYQRAYDEAWQRLNPGMQRVNLPDDKPGAGPSSSPLRGSGRMAVFVKDGCAACGQLVQRLQSSGAEFDLYMVGSRQDDARIRDWAKRAQIDPARVRAGSITLNHDGGRWLSLGLPGDLPAAVREVNGQWQRQP; this is translated from the coding sequence ATGAAGCCGTCGATCCTCCTTTTCGCGGTCCTGGTGGCGTCGTCGCAATGGCCCGCCTGGGCGCAGCAGCCCGCAACGACCTCGGCGCGCAACGCACAGAGCCAGGAGCGCCCGCTGGCCGCCCGCGTGCTGGACGACCGGGTGGCAACCGAATGGGGCTTGCAGCCACAAGAATGGGCACGCTACCGCGAGCTGATGGATGGGCCGCTGGGTATCTACTCGCCCAACCTGGACCCGCTGTCCGCCCTGGGCATCGAAGCTCGCACGGACGAAGAACGGCGCCGCTATGCGGAACTGCAGGTGCAGGTGGAAGCGCGCCGCGTCGAGAAGCTGCTCGCCTACCAGCGCGCCTACGACGAGGCCTGGCAGCGCCTGAATCCGGGGATGCAGCGCGTGAACCTGCCCGACGACAAGCCGGGCGCCGGCCCATCCAGCAGTCCCTTGCGCGGCAGCGGCCGCATGGCGGTGTTCGTCAAGGACGGCTGCGCAGCCTGCGGACAGCTCGTGCAGCGCCTGCAATCCTCGGGCGCGGAGTTCGACCTGTACATGGTGGGCAGCCGCCAGGATGACGCGCGCATCCGCGACTGGGCCAAGCGCGCGCAGATCGACCCGGCGCGCGTGCGCGCCGGCAGCATCACGCTCAACCACGACGGCGGCCGCTGGCTGTCACTGGGCCTGCCCGGCGATCTGCCCGCCGCCGTGCGCGAAGTGAACGGCCAATGGCAGCGCCAGCCGTAG
- a CDS encoding transglycosylase SLT domain-containing protein, with product MPLRALVLTAGLYAVAALAQEVPPPAYQLAAQRAGIPSTVLYAVALQESGIRRNGRLVPWPWSLNVAGQSRRFATRADACAGLQQAMRATPHTRIDAGLGQINLGYHKHRFTGACDLLDPYRNLAVAAEILKEQHTPGEDWLLAIGRYHRPAGGEPAARYRRSVSRHLARVQGTRPAAAVLAARQETSP from the coding sequence ATGCCCCTGCGCGCACTGGTGCTCACTGCCGGCCTGTATGCCGTTGCCGCCCTGGCCCAGGAGGTTCCGCCACCGGCTTACCAGCTTGCCGCCCAGCGCGCAGGCATCCCCTCGACCGTGCTCTACGCCGTGGCCTTGCAGGAGAGCGGCATCCGGCGCAACGGGCGCCTGGTGCCGTGGCCGTGGTCCCTCAACGTCGCCGGCCAGTCGCGCCGCTTCGCCACGCGCGCCGACGCCTGCGCTGGCCTGCAGCAGGCGATGCGCGCCACGCCGCACACGCGCATTGATGCGGGCCTGGGCCAGATCAACCTCGGCTACCACAAGCACCGCTTTACCGGCGCGTGCGACCTGCTGGATCCGTATCGCAACCTGGCCGTTGCCGCCGAGATCCTGAAGGAGCAGCACACCCCCGGCGAGGACTGGCTGCTGGCGATCGGCCGCTACCACCGCCCCGCAGGCGGCGAGCCCGCCGCCCGCTATCGGCGCAGCGTGTCGCGCCACCTTGCCCGCGTGCAGGGCACGCGACCAGCCGCCGCGGTCCTCGCGGCGCGCCAGGAGACCTCCCCATGA
- the cap7 gene encoding type III CBASS phage resistance system CD-NTase-associated protein Cap7, with translation MSTVATYSYTHSVTYVTDNILKSLKDIILLSGLDPEHFADRWESNTRAIKTWLGTGDLRKVILEIYNPATDKLVTRWDIDIVYGWSDGDGSFWTDTEQLKYAIKKAGLLPSQAKYKLMLDTKPGRPDVEGWSKGSYRSTDGMVKQSLGSTVEHSGLAGQAGYWRQR, from the coding sequence ATGAGCACCGTCGCCACCTACTCGTACACGCACTCGGTTACCTATGTGACCGACAACATCCTCAAGAGCTTGAAAGACATCATCCTGCTCAGTGGGCTGGACCCCGAGCACTTCGCGGATCGCTGGGAGAGCAATACCCGAGCCATCAAGACGTGGCTCGGGACCGGTGATCTGCGCAAGGTGATTCTGGAGATCTACAACCCGGCAACCGACAAACTCGTGACCCGATGGGATATCGACATCGTGTATGGGTGGTCCGATGGCGACGGCAGCTTCTGGACAGATACCGAGCAGTTGAAGTACGCGATCAAGAAAGCTGGGCTGCTGCCATCGCAGGCCAAGTACAAGTTAATGCTCGATACAAAGCCAGGGCGGCCTGATGTGGAGGGGTGGAGCAAAGGAAGTTATCGCTCGACGGATGGAATGGTCAAGCAGAGCCTAGGCTCGACTGTCGAACACAGCGGCCTGGCGGGTCAGGCCGGATATTGGAGGCAACGCTGA
- a CDS encoding integrating conjugative element protein yields MTKPHPAHLAFTGLLMLLSGLPLASRAGEPLIVVEDRGGTSALPYYEALNLQPRANAPARPSIPTPQVPATRADEAAMLPVRSAKLTPGTVARRVIEAPGLRPFVVIGDDEASRAWLQRRAAALRERGAVGLVVNVETAQGLARLRALVPGVPLAPVAGDDLADRLGLRHYPALITATGIEQ; encoded by the coding sequence ATGACGAAACCCCATCCCGCCCATCTCGCGTTCACGGGCCTACTCATGCTGCTGTCAGGCCTGCCGCTGGCCTCGCGTGCCGGCGAGCCACTGATCGTTGTCGAGGACCGTGGCGGCACGTCGGCATTGCCGTACTACGAAGCCCTGAATCTCCAGCCGCGCGCCAACGCACCGGCGCGGCCGTCCATCCCGACGCCCCAGGTTCCTGCCACACGGGCGGACGAAGCCGCGATGCTGCCGGTGCGCAGCGCCAAGCTCACGCCCGGCACCGTCGCGCGACGGGTGATCGAAGCGCCCGGCCTGCGGCCGTTCGTGGTCATCGGCGACGACGAGGCTTCCCGGGCCTGGTTGCAGCGCCGCGCCGCCGCTTTGCGCGAACGTGGCGCGGTCGGCCTGGTCGTCAACGTCGAGACCGCGCAGGGCCTGGCGCGGCTGCGCGCCCTGGTGCCGGGCGTGCCGCTCGCGCCCGTGGCCGGCGACGACCTGGCCGATCGCCTGGGCCTGCGGCACTACCCGGCGCTGATCACGGCCACCGGCATCGAGCAATGA
- the cap8 gene encoding type III CBASS phage resistance system CD-NTase-associated protein Cap8 yields MTTVVSRTFRSSPHRDALQTWDAIVELLTQGKDGTARSELRAVAGVAASLIADQAPKSAPIVATCDGPRTRIYCLFDEDAIDGDDANEEVLGFEPLKGDWGVSLPCPKEQLGWVQTALKKHSSRIIARDLSQGIATQAQADAGQALSLDLGGFLKS; encoded by the coding sequence ATGACCACCGTTGTCAGCCGGACGTTTCGCAGCTCGCCGCACCGCGATGCGTTGCAGACGTGGGATGCCATTGTCGAACTGCTCACTCAGGGCAAGGACGGCACGGCTCGCTCTGAACTCAGGGCCGTGGCGGGCGTGGCCGCCAGCTTGATCGCCGACCAGGCACCCAAGAGCGCGCCCATCGTTGCGACATGCGATGGACCACGGACCAGGATCTACTGCCTCTTCGACGAAGACGCGATCGATGGTGATGATGCCAACGAAGAAGTCTTGGGGTTCGAGCCGTTGAAGGGAGACTGGGGAGTCTCGCTGCCGTGTCCGAAGGAGCAGCTCGGCTGGGTGCAAACCGCGCTCAAAAAGCACAGTTCTCGCATCATTGCACGGGACTTGAGCCAAGGAATTGCCACGCAGGCGCAGGCCGATGCTGGACAAGCGCTGTCGCTCGACCTCGGAGGTTTCCTCAAGTCATGA
- a CDS encoding TIGR03747 family integrating conjugative element membrane protein gives MKDAASTAQREQNHRQGLIVGTITLPFRLLGVLIGSLLFSIVVECAGMHLFWKDQGWRHSQQMLRYELGHLSNHFTRSVVVQEPGRTAHELVDTGYEWVFVRSGLLERMSQTAERVRAPSHGQSRNFRYYISQVYVWAESYLIAAAFTTLTFLVRLLVLVLTLPLILTAAFVGLIDGLVRRDVRRFGAGRESGFIYHRAKASLMPLAVLPWVTYLALPISVHPLVILLPSAALLGMAVSLTAGSFKKYL, from the coding sequence ATGAAGGATGCCGCCTCGACCGCGCAGCGGGAGCAGAACCATCGCCAAGGCTTGATCGTCGGCACCATCACCTTACCGTTCCGGCTGCTCGGGGTGCTCATTGGCTCGCTGCTGTTCTCGATCGTGGTGGAGTGCGCCGGCATGCACCTGTTCTGGAAGGACCAGGGCTGGCGCCACTCCCAGCAGATGCTGCGGTACGAACTCGGGCACCTGTCCAACCACTTCACGCGCAGCGTGGTGGTACAGGAGCCCGGGCGCACGGCGCACGAGTTGGTGGATACCGGGTACGAGTGGGTGTTCGTGCGCTCGGGGTTGCTGGAGCGCATGAGCCAGACCGCCGAGCGCGTCCGCGCGCCCAGCCACGGGCAGAGCCGCAACTTCCGCTACTACATCAGCCAAGTCTATGTCTGGGCCGAAAGCTACCTGATCGCTGCGGCCTTCACGACGCTCACCTTCCTGGTGCGCCTGCTGGTCCTGGTGCTCACGCTGCCGCTGATCCTCACGGCGGCATTCGTCGGCCTGATTGACGGCCTGGTGCGACGGGATGTGCGCCGGTTCGGCGCGGGCCGCGAATCCGGCTTCATCTACCACCGCGCGAAGGCCAGCCTGATGCCGTTGGCCGTGCTGCCTTGGGTCACCTATCTCGCTCTGCCCATATCGGTGCATCCTCTGGTCATCCTGCTGCCCAGCGCGGCGTTGCTGGGGATGGCAGTCAGCCTGACCGCAGGCAGCTTCAAGAAGTACTTATGA
- the nucC gene encoding CBASS effector endonuclease NucC: protein MSQWSLSQLLSSLHEDIQQRLSVVRKTFGHPGTKGDASENVWIDMLDTYLPKRYQAAKAHVVDSLGNFSQQIDVVVFDRQYSPFIFTYENETIIPAESVYAVFEAKQTADAGLVAYAQEKVASVRRLHRTSLPIPHAGGTYPAKPLIPILGGLLTFESEWSPALGPSMDKALNANLTEGRLDIGCVAAHGHFFYDQASGAYSYTNENKPATAFLFKLIAQLQFSGTVPMIDVEAYGQWLTK from the coding sequence ATGTCCCAGTGGTCGCTTTCCCAGCTCCTGTCGTCCCTGCATGAAGACATCCAGCAGCGCTTGTCCGTAGTACGCAAGACCTTCGGTCACCCGGGTACGAAGGGGGATGCGAGCGAGAACGTCTGGATCGACATGCTGGATACCTATCTGCCCAAACGGTACCAGGCGGCGAAGGCGCATGTGGTGGACAGCCTGGGGAACTTCAGCCAGCAGATCGATGTGGTGGTGTTTGATCGGCAATATTCGCCTTTTATCTTCACCTACGAGAACGAGACGATCATTCCAGCCGAAAGCGTGTACGCCGTGTTCGAGGCCAAGCAGACGGCTGACGCGGGGCTTGTGGCCTATGCCCAGGAGAAGGTCGCCAGTGTGCGCAGGCTGCACCGCACGAGCCTGCCGATCCCGCACGCTGGCGGGACCTACCCAGCGAAGCCGTTGATTCCGATTCTGGGTGGCTTGCTCACCTTCGAGAGCGAATGGAGTCCTGCATTGGGCCCATCCATGGACAAGGCGCTGAACGCAAACCTCACCGAGGGGCGTCTGGACATCGGATGCGTTGCCGCCCACGGGCACTTTTTCTATGACCAAGCCAGCGGCGCGTACAGCTACACCAACGAAAACAAGCCGGCGACCGCGTTTCTTTTCAAGCTGATCGCGCAGCTTCAGTTCAGTGGAACGGTCCCCATGATCGATGTGGAGGCTTACGGTCAGTGGTTGACCAAGTGA